Proteins encoded together in one Vanessa tameamea isolate UH-Manoa-2023 chromosome 28, ilVanTame1 primary haplotype, whole genome shotgun sequence window:
- the LOC113396751 gene encoding chorion class CB protein PC404-like: MSALAFLFFCFQACLLQNVCSQYVRGAYGPGIYGTTYGYGAGLAPAAFSAYPEFAAYGGAGVGDVVVAGKMGVAGTTAVAGQVPVLGAVEFGGIVPAAGTVSIAGSCGCGCNGAYGLYSAAPFAAAAPFAAAPCASPFAYEVAAVSASNGGGLKITSGSALPPRGVSVLSENAIEGALAVAGALPFLGTVGLEGVLPTAGFGAVNYGCGNGAVGIVAEDIAPVGIASPFEYGVGPVAADRFGYGSIGYGPFGYGTGVYGRAGYGYGAFI, translated from the exons AACGTCTGCAGTCAGTACGTGCGTGGTGCGTATGGCCCAGGGATCTATGGTACCACATATGGCTATGGAGCTGGTCTCGCCCCCGCTGCATTTTCTGCTTATCCTGAATTCGCTGCCTATGGCGGAGCAGGTGTTGGTGATGTAGTGGTAGCTGGTAAGATGGGCGTTGCTGGTACAACCGCAGTAGCTGGTCAAGTGCCTGTCCTCGGTGCTGTTGAATTTGGTGGTATCGTGCCGGCTGCTGGTACCGTATCTATCGCCGGTAGCTGCGGTTGCGGTTGCAACG GCGCATACGGTCTATATTCCGCTGCA CCATTCGCTGCTGCTGCACCATTTGCTGCTGCTCCGTGTGCTTCTCCTTTCGCTTACGAAGTTGCTGCCGTCTCAGCTTCAAACGGCGGCGGTCTGAAAATAACTAGTGGTTCCGCTCTGCCCCCACGAGGAGTATCTGTTTTATCAGAAAACGCCATAGAAGGTGCTCTCGCAGTCGCCGGCGCTTTGCCGTTCTTAGGAACCGTGGGCCTTGAAGGTGTTCTGCCAACTGCTGGTTTTGGTGCCGTCAACTACGGCTGTGGCAACGGCGCAGTTGGCATTGTGGCTGAGGATATTGCCCCAGTTGGCATCGCAAGTCCATTCGAATACGGTGTTGGTCCTGTCGCTGCTGATAGATTCGGCTACGGTTCTATCGGCTATGGTCCCTTCGGTTACGGCACAGGAGTGTATGGCCGTGCTGGTTATGGATACGGCGCGTTTATTTAA